In Asterias rubens chromosome 15, eAstRub1.3, whole genome shotgun sequence, a genomic segment contains:
- the LOC117300210 gene encoding transient receptor potential-gamma protein-like codes for MDEDQSEAIPLKAQKPLSYHKACPDDPPACTQFLKLVGEDAVGAVRKLLEEDPSIDTSVKDELGRPAMVIAIDQDNYDMIQCLCELTLDPEDALLHAIETHSTHAIDTMCDHLPPDTKLEVLNRYPKTHRWPVTTVPLLLAARLENNVSIVKTLIKHGAVIPPLEELRQRVSKDSYGNFLASIHWYEANSDNAYIVITSTDPVKRIFELGKSLEQLQNSFHVPRSKQLCENIGAKLSALSVRMLNLTRDDKEVDLLLNGGGKNTPHPSVPLRIQQAIDVGFKEFVSHPSCQDYMVSQWQLSSPYHDHLNGGPWVKTALLHVFMVTFFFIPCLVYTFIPIDNVRLQMKRPFVRFMLTLSSRLYFLFLLVISTLEPMQYATDVIPPDASELNGQFTRLLNYKTKSWDACMILIITWIIGMTVAKVQHIWTVGIQYYATKQPWSLLEVTQLILYWIYIALNIVAYVKNMQETVTTPSKLLRETVQDEEMVNTSSQMELPYLDTAQYGMQIGNTRFEWNQHEPLLIAEIAFSVANVLTFLHLLHCLLVVESLGPLLVSIKGMMVDVCKFLVIFIFVLVSFAIGLTQLYRTFEALDKELCEALEKKEDCPETPFLSFSNSMWSLFWSLFNPIELQNLTVDEDLFFTGLVGASLYATFMLLCVVVLLNALIAMMSNTYTRVEENSDVEWKVARTKLMSEYMSLRVTVPPPFNLIPSVKSITRFTRYVRRKCSQSDSAQANHAGQPLSDTDDDYMELSRDLAERCRRKCKMEEVTEAHQSKRQQDMDLLKKAVENMSQEMKELRQQIQQSSAEKNNVK; via the exons ATGGATGAAGACCAGTCAGAAGCTATCCCACTAAAGGCACAGAAGCCGCTCTCCTACCATAAAGCTTGCCCAGATGACCCTCCCGCTTGCACCCAGTTTCTCAAG CTTGTAGGGGAAGACGCCGTAGGTGCAGTTAGAAAACTTCTTGAGGAAGACCCAAGCATTGATACCAGTGTGAAAGATGAACTTGGAAGACCGGCAATGGTCATTGCCATTGATCAAGATAACTACG ATATGATCCAGTGCCTGTGTGAGTTGACCCTTGACCCCGAGGATGCATTACTCCATGCTATTGAGACGCACAGTACTCATGCGATAGACACAATGTGTGATCACCTACCACCTGAT ACCAAACTAGAGGTTCTTAATCGATATCCGAAGACCCATAGATGGCCAGTGACGACGGTTCCACTACTTCTAGCAGCGCGACTAGAAAACAACGTCTCAATAGTTAAG ACGTTGATCAAACACGGCGCAGTGATACCGCCACTAGAAGAACTACGTCAGCGAGTCTCTAAAGATAGCTATGGGAACTTCCTGGCGTCAATCCATTGGTACGAGGCAAACAGCGACAACGCCTACATCGTTATCACTTCTACGGACCCGGTGAAAAGGATCTTTGAATTGGGTAAAAGTCTTGAGCAGCTTCAGAACTCCTTCCAT GTGCCACGATCAAAACAACTATGTGAGAACATTGGAGCTAAGCTTTCAGCTCTGAGCGTCAGGATGTTGAACTTGACCCGAGATGATAAGGAGGTCGACTTGCTCCTGAATGGTGGAGGGAAAAACACACCTCATCCCTCCGTGCCACTTAGAATACAGCAAGCTATCGATGTGGGCTTCAAAGAA TTTGTGAGCCACCCGAGTTGCCAGGATTACATGGTATCCCAATGGCAGCTCTCGTCACCGTACCACGATCATCTCAACGGAGGGCCGTGGGTTAAGACCGCTCTGCTCCATGTCTTCATGGTGACTTTCTTCTTCATTCCGTGTCTCGTCTACACCTTCATCCCGATTGACAATGTCCGTCTTCAGATGAAGAGACC GTTTGTTCGATTCATGCTGACCCTGTCGTCGAGGTTGTACTTTCTATTCCTCCTCGTTATCTCGACACTGGAGCCCATGCAGTATGCGACTGATGTCATCCCCCCGGATGCTAGCGAACTGAACGGCCAATTCACACGACTACTCAACTACAAAACCAAGAGTTGGGATGCGTGCATGATTCTTATCATTACTTGGATCATAG GAATGACTGTCGCAAAGGTGCAACATATATGGACCGTTGGGATACAGTACTACGCGACGAAACAACCCTGGAGCCTTCTTGAAGTGACTCAGCTCATCTTGTACTGGATATACATAGCACTCAATATCGTGGCTTACGTAAAG AATATGCAGGAGACTGTAACAACACCAAG CAAACTGTTAAGGGAGACCGTTCAAGATGAAGAGATGGTAAACACTTCAAGTCAAATGGAACTACCATATCTTG ATACAGCACAGTACGGCATGCAGATAGGCAATACTCGCTTCGAGTGGAACCAACACGAGCCCCTCCTCATAGCAGAAATCGCCTTCTCTGTCGCTAACGTCCTGACCTTCCTCCACCTTCTTCACTGCCTCCTGGTTGTGGAGTCCCTTGGACCTCTTCTCGTCTCCATTAAAGGCATGATGGTAGACGTCTGTAAGTTCCTCGTCATCTTCATCTTTGTCTTGGTGTCGTTCGCCATCGGGTTGACCCAGCTGTACCGGACGTTTGAGGCCCTGGATAAGGAGTTGTGCGAGGCATTAGAGAAGAAGGAGGATTGTCCGGAAACTCCGTTTCTATC ATTTTCGAATTCGATGTGGTCTCTCTTCTGGTCGTTATTCAACCCGATTGAACTCCAGAACCTGACCGTGGATGAGGACCTGTTCTTTACTGGCCTCGTGGGGGCGTCACTCTACGCTACGTTTATGTTGCTGTGTGTTGTTGTACTTCTCAATGCCCTCATAGCAATGATGAGTAATACATATACGAGAGTTGAG GAAAACTCAGATGTGGAATGGAAAGTTGCCCGTACGAAGCTGATGAGTGAATACATGTCATTACGCGTGACTGTCCCTCCTCCATTTAATCTGATCCCGAGTGTTAAATCAATCACGAGATTCACTCGGTATGTCCGTCGTAAATGCAGCCAAAGTGACTCGGCTCAG GCGAACCATGCAGGCCAGCCGCTGAGCGACACAGACGATGATTACATG GAGTTAAGTCGTGATCTTGCCGAGCGCTGTCGAAGAAAGTGCAAGATGGAGGAAGTGACGGAGGCCCATCAGAGCAAGAGACAACAAGACATGGACCTTCTTAAAAAAGCTGTGGAAAATAtgag TCAAGAAATGAAAGAACTACGTCAGCAAATACAGCAAAGTTCGGCAGAGAAGAACAACGTAAAGTAA
- the LOC117299776 gene encoding phosphatidylinositol transfer protein beta isoform-like produces MKLFCAVTVLVLASLLQDGNAVLKKEFRTLLPFSVDEFLLGYRWSIAESSILETGGGEGVQIVDDRTVDGKEEGDLHYTHRILHLETKAPPIFSGLAGGLFKVHEKSWLASSGATTQYTEKRIMGDEFEMEIRSKFIDGDDCQTEGVLSQSGSAEVIQVDFTAGIPAQQEFDPTQCASDQGPLTPGWARSGDRPQMCVYTYVEVNFGWEIMQLVEERAMGAYQAILKKFYGQMFCWADDWAGLSEKKVEKKEMDTKTELNRIRQEGEVRGQIEGVFPNYKRVVQSL; encoded by the exons ATGAAGTTGTTTTGTGCTGTTACTGTGCTGGTGTTGGCATCTTTGCTTCAAGATGGGAACGCCGTGTTGAAGAAGGAGTT CCGGACTTTGCTGCCATTCTCAGTCGATGAG TTTCTTCTAGGGTATCGCTGGTCCATCGCCGAGTCGAGTATTCTTGAGACGGGCGGAGGGGAGGGTGTTCAGATCGTCGACGATCGGACGGTTGACGGCAAAGAGGAGGGAGACTTACACTACACACATAGGATTCTCCATCTCGAGAC GAAAGCGCCACCAATCTTCTCCGGGCTGGCCGGAGGTTTATTCAAAGTACACGAGAAATCGTGGCTTGCGTCATCTGGCGCCACCACCCAATACACA GAGAAGAGGATCATGGGAGACGAGTTTGAAATGGAGATACGCTCAAAATTCATTGATGGCGACGACTGCCAAACTGAAGGC GTCCTCTCACAGAGCGGGTCGGCGGAAGTTATACAGGTCGACTTCACTGCGGGAATCCCAGCTCAG CAAGAGTTTGACCCTACTCAGTGTGCTTCTGACCAGGGACCTTTGACACCGGGCTGGGCAAGG AGTGGCGACCGACCCCAAATGTGTGTTTACACCTACGTAGAAGTTAACTTCGGCTGGGAGATAATGCAGTTAGTTGAAGAAAGGGCAATGGGT GCCTACCAAGCCATTCTTAAGAAGTTCTACGGTCAGATGTTCTGCTGGGCTGACGACTGGGCAGGCCTCTCCGAGAAAAAGGTTGAGAAGAAGGAAATGGATACCAAGACGGAACTCAACAGG ATCCGCCAGGAAGGAGAGGTGCGTGGACAAATTGAAGGAGTATTCCCCAATTACAAGAGAGTGGTGCAGAGCCTGTAA